A genomic stretch from Candidatus Cloacimonadota bacterium includes:
- the nusB gene encoding transcription antitermination factor NusB — MKRREAREIAVQMLYGLHFEEIPQDHLSFDDLLDEKFTEAISVSDVTFTLEDKQFCIDLVKETYLHLNEIDELIKKFSKKWSFDRINILEKCVLRLGVMEIEYTDIPGKVAINEAIELAEDFSGQRSKKFVNGILDAIMHREKNND, encoded by the coding sequence ATGAAACGACGAGAAGCCAGAGAAATTGCGGTGCAAATGCTGTATGGACTTCACTTTGAAGAGATACCGCAAGACCACCTTTCTTTCGACGACTTATTAGACGAGAAATTCACCGAAGCAATATCAGTTAGCGACGTAACTTTTACTCTTGAGGATAAGCAATTTTGCATAGATTTGGTTAAAGAAACATACCTTCATCTCAACGAAATTGATGAACTCATAAAGAAATTTTCAAAAAAGTGGTCGTTTGACAGGATCAATATCCTGGAGAAATGTGTTCTGCGTCTTGGCGTTATGGAGATCGAATATACTGATATCCCGGGAAAAGTAGCGATCAATGAAGCTATCGAACTGGCTGAGGATTTCTCAGGGCAACGGTCAAAAAAATTTGTGAACGGCATCCTCGATGCTATCATGCATAGGGAAAAGAACAATGATTAA
- a CDS encoding radical SAM protein gives MKSIKLLLKLIFLRLSRHLYQKILLPVNYTVSVTYRCNSRCKTCNIYKIKSDELSVDEYDKIFRSIGKAAYWITISGGEPFLRRDLEEIINVMYKRSRPSIINIPTNGLLCKEIPQRVRAIAENCPNSNIVINVSIDDIEERDSEIRGVPDAYKKALQTFEGITKIDLCNVNVGIHTVISKFNVGRFREISGSIMDLHPDSYITEIAENRVELDTMNEDITPNVMDYSQAIDFLLHKIRTTPFKGFNKITQTFRIEYYKMVKKILKDKHRILPCYAGILSAQIVPNGDVWPCCIKAVVIGNVKEHNYNFKKLWKTSKLLKDERKLIRQEKCYCPMANASYTNMLMSNKILFKAVLRLLKK, from the coding sequence ATGAAAAGCATAAAACTACTCCTCAAACTTATTTTCCTCCGTCTTTCACGACATCTCTACCAAAAGATCCTGCTGCCGGTCAATTATACAGTTAGTGTGACATATCGCTGTAATTCCCGATGTAAAACCTGTAATATCTATAAGATCAAAAGCGATGAACTTTCTGTCGATGAGTATGATAAAATATTTCGATCTATAGGAAAAGCAGCATACTGGATCACGATTAGCGGCGGTGAACCATTCCTGAGAAGAGATCTTGAAGAGATCATTAATGTGATGTACAAAAGATCCAGACCGAGTATCATCAACATTCCTACAAACGGACTGCTGTGCAAAGAAATACCTCAACGCGTTCGCGCAATCGCAGAGAATTGCCCGAACAGTAATATCGTGATCAATGTTTCAATAGATGATATTGAAGAACGCGATTCCGAAATACGTGGTGTGCCCGATGCTTATAAAAAAGCATTACAGACCTTCGAGGGAATCACAAAGATCGATTTGTGCAATGTGAATGTGGGCATTCATACGGTTATATCAAAATTCAATGTCGGACGATTCAGAGAAATTTCAGGCAGTATAATGGACCTCCATCCAGACTCATATATTACGGAAATAGCTGAGAATCGGGTCGAACTCGATACAATGAATGAGGATATTACTCCAAATGTCATGGATTACTCTCAAGCAATCGACTTTCTCCTTCATAAGATAAGAACGACTCCTTTCAAGGGTTTCAATAAAATAACCCAAACCTTCCGTATCGAGTATTATAAGATGGTTAAAAAAATCCTGAAAGATAAGCATCGAATCCTTCCTTGTTATGCGGGAATTCTCTCTGCACAGATCGTACCGAATGGAGATGTATGGCCTTGCTGTATCAAAGCAGTCGTGATTGGAAATGTAAAAGAACACAATTACAATTTTAAAAAACTCTGGAAAACTAGTAAGCTACTCAAAGATGAACGAAAGCTGATCCGCCAGGAAAAATGCTACTGTCCGATGGCAAATGCTTCATATACGAACATGCTTATGAGCAATAAGATCCTATTCAAAGCTGTGTTGAGATTGCTGAAAAAATGA
- a CDS encoding glycosyltransferase: protein MINVSLGIFAYNEEKNIRQLLEAVEAQIFKTVKLKEIIVVSSASTDRTDEIVREFEKKDPRIKLVVQKERKGKSSAINLFLKEATGDVLIIESADTIPAKDTIEKLAAPYVDETIGMTGGRPEPINNPKSFIGFAVCMMWRLHHKMAMVSPKLGEMASFRNLVKEIPEHSPVDEASIESIITHHGLKLKYIPDAIVHNKGPENAADFIKQRRRIYTGHLWLQDNQDYTVISQNSGLIIGLTLKEFSLNPIKDLKIIYTMLLEVWGRFLGWYDYKILKKIPYKWEISESTKDLSKS from the coding sequence ATGATTAATGTGAGTTTGGGCATTTTTGCCTATAATGAAGAAAAAAATATCAGGCAGCTTCTTGAAGCTGTGGAAGCACAGATTTTTAAAACAGTCAAACTCAAAGAGATCATCGTGGTATCCAGCGCTTCTACTGATCGGACCGATGAGATCGTGCGTGAATTTGAAAAAAAAGATCCTCGTATAAAACTTGTTGTTCAGAAAGAGCGAAAGGGTAAATCCTCGGCAATTAATCTCTTTCTGAAAGAAGCAACCGGTGATGTGCTCATCATAGAAAGTGCTGATACGATTCCCGCAAAAGATACGATCGAGAAACTCGCTGCGCCCTATGTCGATGAAACAATCGGTATGACCGGCGGACGTCCGGAACCCATCAATAATCCAAAAAGTTTTATTGGATTTGCCGTATGCATGATGTGGCGTTTACATCATAAGATGGCTATGGTTTCTCCTAAATTGGGAGAAATGGCTTCTTTCAGAAATCTCGTGAAAGAAATACCAGAACACAGCCCGGTCGATGAAGCAAGTATCGAATCTATCATCACACATCATGGACTCAAACTCAAATATATTCCAGATGCAATCGTGCACAACAAGGGACCGGAAAATGCAGCAGATTTTATTAAACAACGCAGACGTATTTATACCGGGCATTTATGGTTGCAGGATAACCAGGACTATACAGTCATCTCTCAGAATTCCGGTTTGATTATCGGACTAACACTTAAAGAATTCTCCCTCAATCCAATCAAGGATCTGAAAATTATTTACACAATGCTTCTCGAAGTTTGGGGACGTTTCCTCGGCTGGTATGATTACAAAATATTGAAGAAGATCCCATACAAATGGGAAATCTCGGAATCAACAAAAGATTTAAGTAAGTCATAA